The Siniperca chuatsi isolate FFG_IHB_CAS linkage group LG9, ASM2008510v1, whole genome shotgun sequence genome includes a region encoding these proteins:
- the selenbp1 gene encoding methanethiol oxidase isoform X1, whose amino-acid sequence MNITSCTGCGPGYRSPLDAMKGHREEIVYLPCIYRNTDTLKPDYLATVDIDPKSSTYCQVIHRLPMPNLHDELHHSGWNACSSCFGDASKKRNRLILPSLISSRVYVVDVGTNPRAPQMHKMVEPVDLFWKCDLANPHTTHCLGNGQIMISCLGDPSGNGKGGFVLLDGETFEVVGNWEHPGEAAPFGYDFWYQPRHNVMISTEWGAPKALVDGFNPAHVKEGHYGSSLHVWDWTTHRKLQTLDLGEEGAIPLEVRFLHDPNATEGYVGCALRGTVFRFYKTPKGDWAAEKVISVPSKKVEGWALPEMPGLITDILISLDDRFLYFSNWLHGDIRQYDITNRRKPRMVGQVFLGGSIVSDGPVRVLEDPENQPQPHPRIIQGRRVHGGPQMLQLSLDGRRLYVTTSLYSSWDKQFYPDMIKEGSVMMQIDVDSVSGGLSLNENFLVDFGKEPDGPVLAHELRYPGGDCTSDIWL is encoded by the exons CCAGCTGTACAGGATGTGGACCGGGATACCGCAGCCCGCTGGACGCCATGAAGg GTCATCGGGAGGAGATTGTCTACCTGCCCTGCATCTACCGCAACACTGACACCCTAAAACCTGACTACCTCGCCACCGTCGACATTGACCCGAAATCTTCCACCTACTGCCAG GTCATCCACCGGCTGCCGATGCCGAACCTTCATGACGAGCTGCATCACTCCGGCTGGAAcgcctgcagcagctgcttcGGCGACGCCTCCAAGAAAAGAAACCGTCTGATTCTACCGTCGCTCATCTCCTCCAGAGTCTACGTGGTTGACGTCGGGACGAATCCCCGAGCACCACAGATGCACAAG ATGGTGGAGCCTGTCGATCTGTTCTGGAAGTGTGACCTGGCGAACCCGCACACCACCCACTGTCTGGGCAACGGTCAGATCATGATCAGCTGTTTAGGAGACCCGTCCGGCAACGGCAAAG GTGGTTTCGTCCTGCTGGACGGTGAGACGTTCGAGGTGGTCGGTAACTGGGAGCACCCAGGTGAAGCAGCGCCCTTTGGATATGACTTCTGGTACCAACCTCGACACAATGTGATGATCAGCACTGAATGGGGTGCACCCAAAGCTCTGGTTGATGGTTTTAATCCAGCCCATGTCAAAGAAG GTCACTACGGCAGCTCCCTCCATGTTTGGGACTGGACCACCCATAGGAAGCTGCAGACGCTCGATCTGGGTGAAGAGGGTGCTATTCCCCTCGAGGTCCGATTCCTCCATGACCCCAACGCCACCGAGGGCTACGTGGGATGTGCTCTGCGGGGAACAGTCTTCAGATTCTACAAAACACCA aAAGGTGACTGGGCTGCAGAGAAGGTGATCAGTGTTCCCAGTAAGAAGGTAGAGGGATGGGCGCTGCCTGAGATGCCTg gtCTGATCACAGACATCCTGATCTCGTTGGATGACCGTTTTCTCTACTTCAGTAATTGGCTGCACGGTGACATCAGACAGTATGATATCACAAACAGGAGGAAGCCACGAATGGTCGGACAG GTGTTTCTGGGTGGAAGTATCGTCAGTGACGGTCCGGTCAGAGTCCTGGAAGACCCCGAGAACCAGCCACAGCCCCATCCACGCATCATCCAG gggAGGCGTGTCCACGGAGGTCCTCAGATGTTACAGTTGAGTTTAGACGGTCGGAGACTTTATGTGACGACGTCTCTCTACAGCAGCTGGGACAAACAGTTCTACCCCGACATGATCAA AGAGGGTTCAGTGATGATGCAGATCGATGTGGACTCTGTTAGCGGAGGTCTCTCCCTGAATGAAAACTTCCTGGTGGATTTCGGTAAAGAACCCGACGGTCCGGTTCTCGCCCACGAGCTCAGATATCCTGGAGGAGACTGTACGTCTGACATCTGGCTGTAA
- the selenbp1 gene encoding methanethiol oxidase isoform X3, giving the protein MGCGLGYHSPLDTMKASCTGCGPGYRSPLDAMKGHREEIVYLPCIYRNTDTLKPDYLATVDIDPKSSTYCQVIHRLPMPNLHDELHHSGWNACSSCFGDASKKRNRLILPSLISSRVYVVDVGTNPRAPQMHKMVEPVDLFWKCDLANPHTTHCLGNGQIMISCLGDPSGNGKGGFVLLDGETFEVVGNWEHPGEAAPFGYDFWYQPRHNVMISTEWGAPKALVDGFNPAHVKEGHYGSSLHVWDWTTHRKLQTLDLGEEGAIPLEVRFLHDPNATEGYVGCALRGTVFRFYKTPKGDWAAEKVISVPSKKVEGWALPEMPGLITDILISLDDRFLYFSNWLHGDIRQYDITNRRKPRMVGQVFLGGSIVSDGPVRVLEDPENQPQPHPRIIQGRRVHGGPQMLQLSLDGRRLYVTTSLYSSWDKQFYPDMIKEGSVMMQIDVDSVSGGLSLNENFLVDFGKEPDGPVLAHELRYPGGDCTSDIWL; this is encoded by the exons gatGTGGACTGGGATACCACAGCCCGCTGGACACCATGAagg CCAGCTGTACAGGATGTGGACCGGGATACCGCAGCCCGCTGGACGCCATGAAGg GTCATCGGGAGGAGATTGTCTACCTGCCCTGCATCTACCGCAACACTGACACCCTAAAACCTGACTACCTCGCCACCGTCGACATTGACCCGAAATCTTCCACCTACTGCCAG GTCATCCACCGGCTGCCGATGCCGAACCTTCATGACGAGCTGCATCACTCCGGCTGGAAcgcctgcagcagctgcttcGGCGACGCCTCCAAGAAAAGAAACCGTCTGATTCTACCGTCGCTCATCTCCTCCAGAGTCTACGTGGTTGACGTCGGGACGAATCCCCGAGCACCACAGATGCACAAG ATGGTGGAGCCTGTCGATCTGTTCTGGAAGTGTGACCTGGCGAACCCGCACACCACCCACTGTCTGGGCAACGGTCAGATCATGATCAGCTGTTTAGGAGACCCGTCCGGCAACGGCAAAG GTGGTTTCGTCCTGCTGGACGGTGAGACGTTCGAGGTGGTCGGTAACTGGGAGCACCCAGGTGAAGCAGCGCCCTTTGGATATGACTTCTGGTACCAACCTCGACACAATGTGATGATCAGCACTGAATGGGGTGCACCCAAAGCTCTGGTTGATGGTTTTAATCCAGCCCATGTCAAAGAAG GTCACTACGGCAGCTCCCTCCATGTTTGGGACTGGACCACCCATAGGAAGCTGCAGACGCTCGATCTGGGTGAAGAGGGTGCTATTCCCCTCGAGGTCCGATTCCTCCATGACCCCAACGCCACCGAGGGCTACGTGGGATGTGCTCTGCGGGGAACAGTCTTCAGATTCTACAAAACACCA aAAGGTGACTGGGCTGCAGAGAAGGTGATCAGTGTTCCCAGTAAGAAGGTAGAGGGATGGGCGCTGCCTGAGATGCCTg gtCTGATCACAGACATCCTGATCTCGTTGGATGACCGTTTTCTCTACTTCAGTAATTGGCTGCACGGTGACATCAGACAGTATGATATCACAAACAGGAGGAAGCCACGAATGGTCGGACAG GTGTTTCTGGGTGGAAGTATCGTCAGTGACGGTCCGGTCAGAGTCCTGGAAGACCCCGAGAACCAGCCACAGCCCCATCCACGCATCATCCAG gggAGGCGTGTCCACGGAGGTCCTCAGATGTTACAGTTGAGTTTAGACGGTCGGAGACTTTATGTGACGACGTCTCTCTACAGCAGCTGGGACAAACAGTTCTACCCCGACATGATCAA AGAGGGTTCAGTGATGATGCAGATCGATGTGGACTCTGTTAGCGGAGGTCTCTCCCTGAATGAAAACTTCCTGGTGGATTTCGGTAAAGAACCCGACGGTCCGGTTCTCGCCCACGAGCTCAGATATCCTGGAGGAGACTGTACGTCTGACATCTGGCTGTAA
- the selenbp1 gene encoding methanethiol oxidase isoform X2, translated as MASCTGCGPGYRSPLDAMKGHREEIVYLPCIYRNTDTLKPDYLATVDIDPKSSTYCQVIHRLPMPNLHDELHHSGWNACSSCFGDASKKRNRLILPSLISSRVYVVDVGTNPRAPQMHKMVEPVDLFWKCDLANPHTTHCLGNGQIMISCLGDPSGNGKGGFVLLDGETFEVVGNWEHPGEAAPFGYDFWYQPRHNVMISTEWGAPKALVDGFNPAHVKEGHYGSSLHVWDWTTHRKLQTLDLGEEGAIPLEVRFLHDPNATEGYVGCALRGTVFRFYKTPKGDWAAEKVISVPSKKVEGWALPEMPGLITDILISLDDRFLYFSNWLHGDIRQYDITNRRKPRMVGQVFLGGSIVSDGPVRVLEDPENQPQPHPRIIQGRRVHGGPQMLQLSLDGRRLYVTTSLYSSWDKQFYPDMIKEGSVMMQIDVDSVSGGLSLNENFLVDFGKEPDGPVLAHELRYPGGDCTSDIWL; from the exons CCAGCTGTACAGGATGTGGACCGGGATACCGCAGCCCGCTGGACGCCATGAAGg GTCATCGGGAGGAGATTGTCTACCTGCCCTGCATCTACCGCAACACTGACACCCTAAAACCTGACTACCTCGCCACCGTCGACATTGACCCGAAATCTTCCACCTACTGCCAG GTCATCCACCGGCTGCCGATGCCGAACCTTCATGACGAGCTGCATCACTCCGGCTGGAAcgcctgcagcagctgcttcGGCGACGCCTCCAAGAAAAGAAACCGTCTGATTCTACCGTCGCTCATCTCCTCCAGAGTCTACGTGGTTGACGTCGGGACGAATCCCCGAGCACCACAGATGCACAAG ATGGTGGAGCCTGTCGATCTGTTCTGGAAGTGTGACCTGGCGAACCCGCACACCACCCACTGTCTGGGCAACGGTCAGATCATGATCAGCTGTTTAGGAGACCCGTCCGGCAACGGCAAAG GTGGTTTCGTCCTGCTGGACGGTGAGACGTTCGAGGTGGTCGGTAACTGGGAGCACCCAGGTGAAGCAGCGCCCTTTGGATATGACTTCTGGTACCAACCTCGACACAATGTGATGATCAGCACTGAATGGGGTGCACCCAAAGCTCTGGTTGATGGTTTTAATCCAGCCCATGTCAAAGAAG GTCACTACGGCAGCTCCCTCCATGTTTGGGACTGGACCACCCATAGGAAGCTGCAGACGCTCGATCTGGGTGAAGAGGGTGCTATTCCCCTCGAGGTCCGATTCCTCCATGACCCCAACGCCACCGAGGGCTACGTGGGATGTGCTCTGCGGGGAACAGTCTTCAGATTCTACAAAACACCA aAAGGTGACTGGGCTGCAGAGAAGGTGATCAGTGTTCCCAGTAAGAAGGTAGAGGGATGGGCGCTGCCTGAGATGCCTg gtCTGATCACAGACATCCTGATCTCGTTGGATGACCGTTTTCTCTACTTCAGTAATTGGCTGCACGGTGACATCAGACAGTATGATATCACAAACAGGAGGAAGCCACGAATGGTCGGACAG GTGTTTCTGGGTGGAAGTATCGTCAGTGACGGTCCGGTCAGAGTCCTGGAAGACCCCGAGAACCAGCCACAGCCCCATCCACGCATCATCCAG gggAGGCGTGTCCACGGAGGTCCTCAGATGTTACAGTTGAGTTTAGACGGTCGGAGACTTTATGTGACGACGTCTCTCTACAGCAGCTGGGACAAACAGTTCTACCCCGACATGATCAA AGAGGGTTCAGTGATGATGCAGATCGATGTGGACTCTGTTAGCGGAGGTCTCTCCCTGAATGAAAACTTCCTGGTGGATTTCGGTAAAGAACCCGACGGTCCGGTTCTCGCCCACGAGCTCAGATATCCTGGAGGAGACTGTACGTCTGACATCTGGCTGTAA